ggggaaggggagagctgcAGAAATTGCTACCTGCAGCCACACGTCTCCACGACCATGTCCTCATACTGTTTGTAAACCACATTGTTCCCAGAGTCTATGTATAGGATGCTGATGGGGCTGAGCTTGGAGGGCACGCAGCAGCTGGGGGGGGTGGACTCCGGGTCCATGGAGTTCATCAGGGTCTGGATAATGGCATGGTTGGTGGGTTCCAGGTGGGAGCGTAGGGGGAAGTCGCAGACCCCCTCGCAGTGATACGCCTCGTAATCCAGGGGGGCAATTATCCAGTCGTCCCAGCCCAGTTCCTTGAAGTTCACATGCAGGGGCTTCCTGCTGCAGCGGGTCTTAGCCTTCTTCCCATGGCCTCTGCCCCCAGTCCGGGTGGCGATGGTGGTCCGTCTCTTCCTCCGCTTCGGGAAAGCCTCCTGGACAGGATCGAGGGGCTCCAAGAAGAGGGGGCTGCCCAGGGACTTAATCTTATCCCGGATCTCCTTGAAGAGGTTCTCCTTCCTCTGTGTCCGGGAGAAGGCCACGAGCAGGGCTCTCTCGTGAGGCTGTGGCTGGGGTTTGCTGAACCCCAGCTGCCGGGGGGACAGGAGCCGCCCCGACTGATCCGAAACGATCCTCAGCAGGAAGCACCGCAGCTTGCCCGAGAGAGACCTCTCCCTCCAATCCCGCAGGGCTTCCCAGACATCAAACACCTCCCATCTGGAGAAGCCCGCGTCCACAGTGTCTGCAGCCCTGGAGTCCAGCAGCCGGGGCTCCTCACCGTCTTGGCTCGGGCaggtggagaggaggaggtggtggaaCGTGCCTTCGGGGGACAGGGCCAAGCTCAGGTTTTCGGGGAGGGTGCGCAGGATCCGCAGCTCCGCACCCGTCACCTCCTCTGTGTCGGGCAAGCTGGAGATGTCGAAGAGGTACCGCTGCTCGAGGGTTGCTGGGGAGGCATCTGCATGAgataaaccaaaaataaaacaaaaaaagaggaaaaaagctataaaaatCCAGCGAGCTGAAGCCAAGCTTTCTTTACAGAGGCACAAGGGACACGGAGCTCAGGGGGGAGATCACTGCCTTGCATCAAGGCTCACGGAGCATCGCAGCTGGGACACAGCCAGTATCCAGGAACATTACCCTGGATGAAGGCACCAAAACAAcccaccaaaaaccaaaccaaaacaaaaaaaaaaaaaaaaaaaacaaaaaacccaaaaaaaaaaaacacaaaaaaacccacaaaaaaaaacaaacaaacaaataccacaacaaaaagcagtgacgaaaaggcagagagagaaggaggaatCAATTCAAACAAGTGACTGAGGAGACTTCTCTCCGTCCTCCAGGGTGTTCCAGTGCTCCTAGCTGCATCACTATCCTGTTTTGACACTGAAGCCCCAGCAGAACACGCACTGCACAGCTGCACCCCCAAACAGCAGGTTGTCAGCGGTTTCTCCTGTCCTTAGTATCACACACCCCTCTCAGCCCCAGCCATGCCAAGCGAAATGCTGTGAACATCTTTCCTTCGCAGGCACACGTCGGGGACGCAGACGTTGTGCCTCAGCGTGTCTGGCAGAGGCGCTCCCAGAAGCTGAAAATGAGCCCAGTTTTAAGCCGTCACTGTTCCTGATGGATCCAAAGCCCAGACGCAGACTTGTGCAGTTTCTGGTACTGATTATATATGCTCAAcgtgaattaaaaaaaaaaaaaaaaaggaaaaaaacaaaactaaaggaGGTGGAGTTGGGGGAAGAGATGAATGAGTTCTGGAAgggttggtttttattttctccctctctAACTAGAAACCTGATCTGCAAACACCGCTGCTGTGCTGCGCCCGAGCCCCCCGACCCGCTGCCGGCAGAGCCCTGAGCTGCAGTCTGCACCGTGCTTCGGGTGGGAAAGCGTTTCCTCCCCATCATTTGCTGTTATTATGATCATCATTACTATTACctttattatattaatatttttattactattttagaAGCAGATGTCAAATTCCTGTGACGAGCAGATCAGGAGATCCCTTTGAAGAAGTTCATCTGGTTTCATTTTTGCCCTGAAACTTCCCAGGACCTACGCGCAGTTTGCCCCCGGCTCTTCCAAGGCGGGCACTGCCCTCCCGCCCATCGCAGCATCCTCCCCCCGTCCCTCCTCGCTTCCCCGCAGTTTCCCCACCAGCTTTAAGCCAAACCCTCCCGGCCAAGGCTGCCGGCAGGATACGGCCATGCTGGGTTTGGGGATGGGGGTTGAGGGGCTGCGGGCTGCTCCGCACCAACAGCCGCTGCTCTCCCACCCGGGGCAGCCGGTGACAGGCACGGGGGGAGGCTggagctgcttttcagtttgtctttttattttattcaatggggattttattttttccccagtcgAGCCACCTTCtcaatgtatatatatatatatattacacatatataaaatatattgttaAGTCCGTAAATGTGTTTATTTGATTATTATCACCAGATCCGCGAGTATGAAGGAGACACAAGaagtgggagagggagaagaggacGGCGATGCCGAGTTCACGGAGGGTCTGCGGGAGCTGCTCTGGAGAGCAGCGGCACCCAGGGCTGAGCCGCTCCCTTTGCAGTACCCCAAGGAGCTTTTTGGGCTTCTGTCTACCAAGTGGTGGAGGTCCCGGGAAATGCCTACACCCTCAGCCCCGAGCACCATTCCCTACCCCGACTGCTTGTGCAGCCCCATCGCCATCCCCTACCCCAGGTTCATGCACAGCTCCCTAGTTTTTATATCCACTGGGAACTCATTCCCAGCTCCAGGCACTATCCCCATCGTGACCACAATCCCATGCTAtacacatccccatccctgtactCGTCCCCATTTCCATGCTCGAACTAACGAACAGCTCCATTCACGTCCAACAAGTGATGCCTACCCCGTTAAGCTCCAGCTCATCCCATCCTATGCCACCACCCCGTGCTCAGACTAACGCACAACCCCACTTCCCAGCCGTGGCATAAGCCCTATCCACATGCACACCCCCACACAACCCACCCCAGGCACGACTCCGTCCTCAGATCAACGTGTAAAATACGTCTCCATGTACGTCCTCAAATAGATACTCAAAGTAACACACAACACGGTCTGCATATCCAAGCCCATGTAGAAGCCCCATCCTCACACTCGTGCGCAAGCCACAGCTCCATCCCCAAGTCAACGGACAATTTTCTTTCCATCCCAAATCTGTTCCCAAGCCCGATCCTCATCCACAAGCCCatctccaagccccatccccattcccaagcCCATTCCTAAACGACATCATAATCAGACCAACCATGGTCCTCCCTCACACCCGACGGCGGGGTCCCGGCGggccagccccatcccagctgcTCCGCCGAGCTCCGCGCTGTGCGGAGGGACGCACGTCCCTCACTCACCGCTGCGCGTCCGCTCCGCGAAGCCCGTCACCGTGTCGGCGCGGCGGCCGGGGACGCGGCGGGCGGCCAGACGCTGGTAGAGGGCCATCATGTAGTGGTGCGGAACCACGGTGCCGTTGCGGAGAGCTCCGTCCCTCCGCggctgggaggagaagggggaggcggcggtggaggaggaggaggaggaggcggaggAAGGCGCGGCTGCAGAGGGTCGCTGGGGAGCGGCCGCCGACGGTCCGCGCACAGCGGCGGCCTCCAGCCCGCTGCGGAGGCGGCAGGCGCCCagcaggcagaggcagagggcggcggcggcgcggagGCGCATGGCGACGGCCCGGTGCCGGTGCTCGGCGCtgtgctgctgccgccgccgctccccgcccgCTTTTGAACATCGTCTTCgaccgccgccgccgccgccgccaccgccgccgccgcccgccgccgcggAAGCGCCCCCTGCCGGCCACCCGCCACGCCCCGGGGAAGCTCCGCCCGCGCCCCGGCCCCCGCCCCGCCTCCGCCGGCAGGTGAGACCCCCCAGGCCCGCCTCGCGGGGGCACGCGCACCCCTCCGTACTCGGCTCCTGTGGACGACGGCCCCCGCCGGGCTTGAGGGGGGGGCACAGCCACCTCTGTTTGCAGGGGAGCGTGTTCCTGAAAGGGGAACCCCCCCCGCATTGGAGGGGGAAACTTCTCCCCGCATGGGGGTGTTGTCACCCCCACCCCATCCTTGGGCGCGGGAACCCGGTCCCGTCCTGGAGACAGGGCAGTCCCGCCTCCGCTTCGGAACCCCACATTTTGACGGGACCCCTGTCCCGCATTGGAGCGGGACACCCACCGTCAGTTCCCCCCGGGGGCCGCAGAGGATGGTGCGGTGGAGCGAGGCGGGAGCGGCCGGGGGAGAGAGAAGCGATCGGCTGCGGGGCGGCCTCGGGTGCCCAGGCTGCTCGGTGCTCCGCGCCTCCCCCAGCACCGCTAATTCCGCCTCGGGAGACTGACACCGCAGCAAAACAAAGCCCGGCAGGGCTCCGGGCTGATGTTTTCTCGTGCGCGGAGGGTTTCCTTGGTAAAATTCAGATGTTTCCTTGGGTCTCGGTTGAAATAACAACATGGGGTATTTACTAGGATGTTATTTCAAGCCTCTTTAAGTCCCTGGTTATGTCTGTTGCGATTTCTCTGCAAATACAAAAACAAGTGCTGCGATGATTTATTTGAAGGAATGTAGTGTTTCGCCAAAACAAACAcggggttttttcctctccccccaAACAATCCCTTCTCACGAGCGTTTGTCACTGCAGCCTCTCGGATTTCTCTCTGCTGTAATTCTACAGGTGCTTTCTCACAGTGTGGTGAGCGGGTCTCTAATGCCAGCCAGTGGATCTGCTCCGCACGAAAACACAACGCtgagcagtgggagcagctcCCGTGGCAGCGTCCCGAGAAGTCCCTGTCCCACACTGTGCAGGATGGTCTGCACCAAAGTCATTTGCACGCCTCACTCAGCACCTTGTGAAGAGTTCACACGAGGCTTGCACAGCCTTTGAAATATATTGCACGACTTGCACGGGGCCTTGCATGGGGCCGCTG
This window of the Melopsittacus undulatus isolate bMelUnd1 chromosome 3, bMelUnd1.mat.Z, whole genome shotgun sequence genome carries:
- the GDF7 gene encoding growth/differentiation factor 7 codes for the protein MRLRAAAALCLCLLGACRLRSGLEAAAVRGPSAAAPQRPSAAAPSSASSSSSSTAASPFSSQPRRDGALRNGTVVPHHYMMALYQRLAARRVPGRRADTVTGFAERTRSDASPATLEQRYLFDISSLPDTEEVTGAELRILRTLPENLSLALSPEGTFHHLLLSTCPSQDGEEPRLLDSRAADTVDAGFSRWEVFDVWEALRDWRERSLSGKLRCFLLRIVSDQSGRLLSPRQLGFSKPQPQPHERALLVAFSRTQRKENLFKEIRDKIKSLGSPLFLEPLDPVQEAFPKRRKRRTTIATRTGGRGHGKKAKTRCSRKPLHVNFKELGWDDWIIAPLDYEAYHCEGVCDFPLRSHLEPTNHAIIQTLMNSMDPESTPPSCCVPSKLSPISILYIDSGNNVVYKQYEDMVVETCGCR